Within the Desulfovibrio oxyclinae DSM 11498 genome, the region AGAAGGTCACCGTTGTCCCCATCCTGCGTGCGGGATTGGGCATGATGGACGGCGTTCTGGACATGGTTCCCGGAGCCAAGGTTTCCGTCGTCGGTTTTTACCGTAACGAGGAAACCCTGCAGCCGGTCGAATACTACGTCAAGCTCGCCAACAAGATGGAAGAGCGTATCGCGCTGATTCTCGATCCGATGCTCGCCACCGGCGGCACGCTCGAGGCTACCATCCAGACCCTCAAGGACAAGGGGTGTACCCGTATCCGCGGCCTGTTCCTTGTCTGCGCTCCCGAAGGGATCAAGCGCATTGAGGAGAAGCATCCCGACGTGGACATATACACGGCGGCCATCGATGACCGACTCAACGACGTCGGTTACATCCTTCCCGGCCTCGGTGATGCCGGGGACAAGATATTCGGCACCAAATAGCCAATTCAAGGGTTCGCAACCGCGGGCCCTTTTTTTTGGGGGAGTGTTTAACCGTTTTCCATTCTGAGGAGGAAATCCTACAATGAGTGTTCATTCCACGCAGTACACATTCAGGCTCAAAGACGCGTTCCTCGGGGCGCAGATGCTCTTTGTGGCCTTCGGCGCGCTGGTTCTCGTGCCGCTGCTCACCGGCCTGAATCCCAACGTGGCCCTGTTCACGGCCGGGCTGGGAACCCTGGCCTTCCAGATCATCACCAGAGGTCGCATCCCGGTGTTTCTGGCTTCGTCCTTCGCCTTCATCGCGCCTATCATCTATGGCGTGGAGACCTGGGGCATCCCCGCGACCCTGTCCGGCCTCGCCGCAGCGGGCGTGTTCTACATCATCCTGAGTTTTCTCATTCGCATCTTCGGCGTCGAGGCGTTGCGTCGGGTGCTGCCGCCCGTGGTCACCGGCCCGGTGATCATGGTTATCGGACTCGTGCTGGCTCCTGTTGCCGTGTCCATGGCGCTCGGCAAGACCGGCGACGGTTCCGCGGTGCTCGTGGTCGAATGGAAGGCGCTCATCATCTCCCTCAGCGCCCTGTGCACGACCATCCTCGTCTCCCTTCTCGGACGCGGCTGGTTCAAGCTCATACCCATTCTCTGCGGCATCACCGTCGGATATCTGTCCTCCCTCTTTCTCGGAGTGGTTGACTTCTCCCCCATTTCCGAAGCCGCATGGTTCGCGGTTCCCAGCTTCGTGATGCCCGAGTTCAGCTGGAAGGCCATCATGTTCATCGTGCCCGTGGCCATCGCGCCCGCCATCGAACACTTTGGCGACGTGCTTGCCATCGGCTGCGTCACCGGCCGCGATTACGTGAAGGATCCGGGCGTGCACCGTACCATGCTGGGCGACGGCGTGGCCACCTCCATCGCTTCCGTACTCGGCGGACCGCCGAACACTACGTACTCCGAAGTCTCCGGCGCCGTGGCGCTGACCAAGGTCTTCAACCCGGCCATCATGACCTGGGCCGCCATCGCGGCCATCCTGCTGGCCTTCGTGTCCAAGCTCGGCGCATTCCTGTCCACCATTCCGGTCCCGGTCATGGGCGGCATCATGGTGCTGCTGTTCGGCGCCATCATGGTCGTGGGCATGAACACGCTGGTCAAGGCGGGGCACGACCTGCTCGAACCGCGCAACCTTGCCATCGTGGCGGTCATTGTCATCTTCGGCGTGGGCGGCATGTCCCTGCCGTTCGGCGGTGAGTTCCGTCTCGGCGGCATCGGCCTTGCCGGTGTGGTCGGCGTGATCCTGAACCTTGTCCTGCCGTGCAAGGACTGCAGCGAGCCTC harbors:
- the upp gene encoding uracil phosphoribosyltransferase; this translates as MAVHVVEHPLIKHKIGLLRKDEISTSRFRALATEISRLLTYEATKDLETEKVTVKGWAGDVEVDSIKGKKVTVVPILRAGLGMMDGVLDMVPGAKVSVVGFYRNEETLQPVEYYVKLANKMEERIALILDPMLATGGTLEATIQTLKDKGCTRIRGLFLVCAPEGIKRIEEKHPDVDIYTAAIDDRLNDVGYILPGLGDAGDKIFGTK
- a CDS encoding uracil-xanthine permease family protein; translation: MSVHSTQYTFRLKDAFLGAQMLFVAFGALVLVPLLTGLNPNVALFTAGLGTLAFQIITRGRIPVFLASSFAFIAPIIYGVETWGIPATLSGLAAAGVFYIILSFLIRIFGVEALRRVLPPVVTGPVIMVIGLVLAPVAVSMALGKTGDGSAVLVVEWKALIISLSALCTTILVSLLGRGWFKLIPILCGITVGYLSSLFLGVVDFSPISEAAWFAVPSFVMPEFSWKAIMFIVPVAIAPAIEHFGDVLAIGCVTGRDYVKDPGVHRTMLGDGVATSIASVLGGPPNTTYSEVSGAVALTKVFNPAIMTWAAIAAILLAFVSKLGAFLSTIPVPVMGGIMVLLFGAIMVVGMNTLVKAGHDLLEPRNLAIVAVIVIFGVGGMSLPFGGEFRLGGIGLAGVVGVILNLVLPCKDCSEPLPAEKEECKTE